GACGGCATCGACGTGCGCCCCTACCGTGGCCCCCGCGACGACGACCCCTTCCTGGCCGTCAACAACGCGGCGTTCGAGGGACACCCGGAGAACGGCGGGTGGACGCGGGAGGACTTCGCCGAGCGGCGGCAACGCGACTGGTTCGAGCCCGACGACCTGCTGATGGCGTGGCGGGGCGACGACCTGGTCGGCTTCCATTGGACCAAGTGGCACGGCCACGAGTCCGACGAGGTGCCTGCGCACGAGCCCGTCGGCGAGGTGTACGTGCTCGCCGTCGATCCGTCGGCACAGGGACAGGGCCTGGGGCGCAGCCTGCTGGACGCCGGCGTGGCGCACCTGTACGACCGCGGGTGCCGGCAGGCGATCCTGTACGTCGACTGCGCGAGCACGACTGCCGTGCGCCTGTACGAGTCCGCGGGCTTCGCCCACGAGTACCTCGACGTGTGCTACGAGCAGTGGATCGATTCCGCCGTCGACGGGGCGACCCGGGACCTCCTGCGCCCCGCCTACTGACCGGCTCGGCGGGCGTCCAACCGCTGGAGCAGTTCGTGGGCGGCGAGCTCGACGTCCTTGTGGTCCCACTCGGCAGCGCGGTAGCGGCAGGCGATCAGGCCGGACCGGTGCACACGGCGGTAGTCGCCGAACACGAACGCGTAGCGGCCCTTGGTCTCGTCGGTCGCGCCGACGGTGAGGCCGAGGTGCCACGCGCCGTACCCGTCCCACCCGTGGCGTTCGAGCATGGCGTTGCCGGCCTCGGCGTCAGGTTGGACGTCGCCCCAGTTGCTGGACACGACGTACTGACCGGCGTCGATCATCTGCTCGGCCTTCGCGACGCCGGCGGGGTTGACTTCGTAGGTGGCCACCGGCGCTACTCGTCAGCCTTCGGGGCGGCGGGATCGAGCTTGTACCCGACACCGCGGACGGTGCCGATCAGCTGCTCGTACTCGGTCCCGAGTTTGGCGCGCAGGCGACGGATGTGGACGTCGACCGTGCGGGTGCCACCGAAGTAGTCGTAGCCCCAGACCTCCTGCAGCAACTGCGACCGCGTGAACACCCGCCCCGGGTTGTTCGCCAGGTACTTCAGCAACTCGAACTCGCGGAACGTCAGGTCGAGCGGCTTGCCGCGCAGGCGCACGACGTACGTCTCCTCGTCGATCGACAGGTCGCCGATGCGCGCCCGCGACGAGCGGGCGCTGCGCGCCGTCTCGGCGAGCAGGCGCAACCGTGTCTCCAGCTCTGCGGGCCGTGCGCGGGGGAGCAACCAGTCGTCGAAGCCCCATGTGCCCTTGATCGCCGCGAGACTGCCGTCGTCAACGACGACCAGCACCGGGCGCGACCGGTCCGCAGCGGCGATCGACCGGCACGTGCTCGACGCGGCGCCCAGGTCGTCGGTCGCGTCGACGATGATCAGGTCCCAGTCCGCGGCCTCGCCCGCCTCGCGCGGGTGGAGCGGGGCGACGGACACGCTGTGATCGAGGAACTCCAACGCGGGCAACAGCGTCTTCGCACTGTCGCCATCGGAGAGAATGAGCAGTCTCACTGCCCGTCGCTTCCGTCCACTGACCGCCGCCTACAGCCACCGTGTCTGTCACCGGGGTCGCCGCGGGCGACGACATCCGACCGACCGACGCACACCTCCGGCACGTCGGTCCAACGCAGTGAACGGTAGCACCCCGGCCGGCGGCATCGCCCGCCGCGGTCGGCCGGAACGCCGACGGGCTACGCTGCCCATGGGCAGGTGATGCGAAAGGTCGTTCGTGGCGGTCACGGTGCGGTTGTTCGCTGCGCTGCGTGACGCGGCCGGGACCGCGCAGGTCCAGGTTCCGCCCGACACGGTTCCCGTGATCGTCGCCGGCCTGTGTGACCGCTTCGGTGAGCCGTTCGCCACCCGGGTGACCGTCGCGTCCGGCGTGCTCGACGGGTCCCGGGTTGCGCTCGACGACGCCGTCGACGTGCCGGACGGCGCCGAGTTGGCACTGCTCCCGCCGTTCAGTGGCGGCTCGGCCGTGAGCGCGACCCGACGACGTGGCCACCTGCTGCTGCTCGGCGGGTCGGTGCTCGTGCCGGCCATGCTGGCACTCGGTGCCGTCGCCGGTCGCTGGGTGTTGGGCCTCGCGGTCCTGGTCGTGGCGGTCTGCAGCCTCGTCGATCTGCACGGTGCGTTGGGTGCCACGAGTGTGCGCACCGTCCTGCCCGCCGCCGTCCTGCTGGGGACGACGCCGGTCGCGCTTCTGACGGTCACGCCTGGCATCAGCATCGTCTGGACGGGCGCCACGCTGGCCGTCGGCGTGATGCTGACCTTCCTGCTCGCGTTCGCGTCGTCCCGGCGTCACGAAACGGCGGCGGTGGTCGGCTCGACGATGTTCGCCGGCCTCATCGTCGGCGTGGGCGCCGCGTCCCTGGTCGCGCTGTACGACCTGCTCGGCACGGCTGCCACAGTGGCCACGCTGGTGGTGATCGGGGTTACCGACGTCGCGGTGATCGCGACGAGCAGCCCGT
This sequence is a window from Euzebyales bacterium. Protein-coding genes within it:
- the mshD gene encoding mycothiol synthase, whose translation is MLRIESRTVLDREVLDEILDLIEATTRIEGHRPVGEHKYSHLKVGATGWLGVLAHDDGRLIGYVHTRWGHPGQRPRVAVEVVVHPDEREGGTVATALLDETRAAIARAGGGWVFLWVHRVEQADQTLAFELGYDIQRELAFMARRLDDPPQRPTHPDGIDVRPYRGPRDDDPFLAVNNAAFEGHPENGGWTREDFAERRQRDWFEPDDLLMAWRGDDLVGFHWTKWHGHESDEVPAHEPVGEVYVLAVDPSAQGQGLGRSLLDAGVAHLYDRGCRQAILYVDCASTTAVRLYESAGFAHEYLDVCYEQWIDSAVDGATRDLLRPAY
- a CDS encoding response regulator transcription factor, producing the protein MRLLILSDGDSAKTLLPALEFLDHSVSVAPLHPREAGEAADWDLIIVDATDDLGAASSTCRSIAAADRSRPVLVVVDDGSLAAIKGTWGFDDWLLPRARPAELETRLRLLAETARSARSSRARIGDLSIDEETYVVRLRGKPLDLTFREFELLKYLANNPGRVFTRSQLLQEVWGYDYFGGTRTVDVHIRRLRAKLGTEYEQLIGTVRGVGYKLDPAAPKADE